The Phormidium yuhuli AB48 DNA window CCACTCTAGAGCCGACCTCTGCCACAGAGGTTAACGAGTCCGTTCTACACATCTGGGGACGACAGCCTCTCTCTGGAGACGTAACCATCAGTGGCGCCAAAAATGCCGCCTTAGCGCTCATCGCGGGGTCTCTACTCTGTCCCGAAACCTGCCGCCTCCGCAATGTCCCTGGATTAGTTGACATTGCTCGTATGGCCCAGATCGTCAGTGCTTTGGGAGTTAAACTCCACCGGGATGGAGATCTCATGGAAATTGACGCCAGCCATATCGGTCAATCTCAAGCCCCCTATGAACTGGTGAGCCAACTGCGAGCCAGCTTCTTCGTCATCGGTCCGTTGCTGGCCCGTCTGGGAATTGCCAACGTTCCCCTTCCGGGTGGCTGTGCCATCGGCGCTCGTCCCGTAGATCTCCATGTTCGTGGCCTACAGGCCCTCGGCGCCGATGTGCAAATTCAACATGGTGTCGTTCGGGCCTGCATCACCGGTGGCCGGACACGACTCCAAGGAGCAAAAATCTACCTGGACTATCCCAGCGTCGGTGCCACCGAAACCCTAATGATGGCTGCCACCCTAGCAGAAGGAGAGACCATTCTCGATAACGCCGCCCAAGAACCTGAAGTCATTGATTTAGCCAACTTCTGCCGTGCCATGGGCGCAAAAATTGAAGGGGCTGGCAGCAAAACCATTCGTATCAGCGGTGTTCCCAAACTCCATACCGCTGACTACAGCATCGTTCCCGATCGCATCGAAGCCGGAACCTTTCTCGTGGCCGGGGCCATCACCCAATCTGAGATTAGCCTCTCCCCAGTGGTTCCTGAACACCTCACCGCCGCGATCGCTAAGTTACGCAGCGCCGGAACCCAAGTGGTCATGGATGGACCCGATCGCCTGCGCGTTGTCCCCGGTCCCATTCAGGCCGTTGATATCGAAACCCAACCCTTCCCCGGTTTCCCCACGGATATGCAGGCCCAATTTATGGCTCTGCTGACCCTGAGTCAGGGCAGCAGCGTGATTACCGAAACCGTCTTTGAAAACCGCTTGCGTCATGTCGCTGAACTACAGCGGATGGGTGCTGATATTCGCGTCAAAGGCAATATTGCCGTGGTGCGCGGGGTTCCCCTGCTCTCTGGGGCCCCGGTGGTCGCTACCGATTTACGTGCCTCCGCTGCCCTAGTCTTAGCCGGGCTGGCCGCCGAAGGCAAAACCATCGTGCAAGAGTTACGACATCTCGATCGCGGCTATGAGAACTTAGCCGGAAAACTGCAAACCCTGGGGGCGCGGGTGGAACGAGTCCCAGTTAGCAACGAGGCAACGGTCTAACACCGCCTGGCCCTATCCTCCCCCCCCGTGAGTCAGTCCCCGGCTCATGGGGGGATTTATATGGGGCGGCATCCTCTCCTCCCAGGCGATCGCTCTCACCCTAAACAGTAAGGCCTCTATAATGGCGAATGGGGGTCCTTGCCATGTTCTATCTATTGTCTAGGTTGAGTTATTATGTCTTTCTCCAAAACGCTCCTGGTGGGGCTGAGATCAGAACAGTTCCGCCATCCTCTTGATTTGCGGGCGACTACCGCCCTAAAACAGATCCCCGGCTTGGATGTTCTAATTCGTAATCTCCTTGGAGCCTTGGGAGAGCAATACTTTTATTTGGAAAATATCGCGTCTGGGGTGCAGGTTGGCCCCAAGCAACTCCCCGATCTGCATCAGTTGCTCCTCGAAGCGGCTGAGGTGTTAGACGTGGAAGCACCCCAGTTGTATGTCCGTCAACATCCAGTGCCCAATGCCTATACCTTTGCCATGCGAGGACGGCAGGCCTTCGTCGTGCTGCATACCTCCTTACTCGAACTGTTAACCCCAGAGGAAATTCAAGCGGTGATTGCCCATGAATTGGGCCACCTCAAATGTGAGCATGGGGTGTATTTGACCTTAGCCAATTTAATTACCCTAGCTGTGGGTCAAGTCCCTAATTGGGGAACTCTTGTGGCCCAGAGTCTCCAGGCGCAAATGTTGGAATGGCTGCGCTGTGCCGAGTTTAGCTGCGATCGCGCTGCCTTATTAGCCACTCAAAATCCGCGCACGGTGATGTCGGTGCTGATGAAGCTGGCCGGAGGCTCCCCTAGCCTATCCCCCCAGCTCAACTTAGATGCTTTCCTAGAGCAAGCCCGCTCCTATGATGCCATCGGAGATGATGCCCTCGGGGAAACCCTCAAACAACTGCAAACGGAACAACTGAGTCATCCTGTCCCCGTGTTGCGGGCCCGGGAAATTGATCGCTGGTCTAGCAGCCAAAATTATTATGACTTGTTAAAATCTGGTCAAAGCTGCTATACTGGCGGAACCAACGCAACGGGCGGATGGCGAAATTGGTAGACGCACCACACTCAAAATGTGGCGGCTTCGGCCGTGAGAGTTCGAGTCTCTCTCTGCCCATTTAAAATCTCGAAGAGACTAGGGGTTCTGCAACCTCTAGTCTTTTTCGTTGTTTATCTTCAGAACTTGCTATAACGGAGGGGGGCGATCGCCCTGGCCGACAGCCCGAACATTTCACCGATTATGACTGTAGATAAATCCCTTTCCACGGCAACCCCGTCCCGATCCCGGCCGGGCTCCTCTTGGTTTGCCAAAGCGACGATCGCCCTCTGTCTCCTCCTACTCATTGTTGCGGCAGTTCCTAAATACCTCCAAGGCCGTCCACCCATCGACGCCATCCCCGATGCACCCCTTGCCTCCTTGGAAATCCTGCGGGAACAGGGTCTGAGCTTAGACAATTGGACCAATGTGGATGTACAGAACATCCAGCTTGGACCTAATCGTTGGGTCATGCAAACCCTCAGTTGGGACGCTCCAGAGCCACCAGAGGATCACAGCGATCGCGCCACCCTCCTGATGAGTCCCCAGCGAGTTCAAAGCGGAACCTCCGCCCAACCACAAATGGAATGGATGGACGTGCGGGGACTCGGACGAGCCCAGGGGCAACGGTGGATTGAAGATCAACCTCAACCTCTGCACTTCAGCGTAACTCCTCAATCCAGTCCAGCCATTAACGTCCAAGCTCGCTATTTCCGGGGTCGCACCGAACGACGCAGCTTTGCCATTGTCCAGTGGTATGCTTGGGAAAACGGCGGCCATCCCAGCCTCGTCCGTTGGTTCTGGCGCGATCGCCTAGCCCGTCTCCAGAATCGTCGCTTACCCTGGGTTGCCATGTCTCTGATTCTCCCCATTGAGCATCTGAGCCCAGTGGATGATGTCCGGCCCTTCCTAGAATCCTTTGCCCAACAGGTCCATGGCGCTCTCCTCGACCAAGCCTTCAACGGGACCTCAACCTCCTCCTCAACCCCTGAGTTGCCTAACTCAGTTATGTCTCAAACGAACTAAGACCGTTCTGAACCATAGAACCTAACTTAGTCAACATATCTGAAGTTTTAAAGTGTTCAGTTTGATGTGTCCTAATTGAATCGCGATGTCTTCCCCCTTTCTCCATCTTCCCCCCTGGCGTTCAGGTACCGCCGTCCTCTCCGGTGCCGTCCTAGTTGCCATTCAGCTGCTGCCGCTCCAGAGGGCGATCGCCCAAACGCAGGGGGAGCGTCGTATCGTAGAGCCAACTCAGACCCCAAGCCGTTTATCGCCACAATGGCAGCAATTTGAGACCCAGCGGCAAAGGGAACATCGGCAAACCATGGACTATCTGGAGAGGTGGCTGCGCGATCGCCTCGACCGATTTCCCGCCTCAGAACGACTCCCCCCCGCCATCCTCCAGGATCCCAGCCGTCCTCCCGAGCGGCAGGTTCCCATTGATAGCGTCGCTTGGGATGAATACCGCCTTGGTATTGGTGACGGCATTTCCATTGTCGTCCAGCCCCCCTTTCAAGACCTCAGTACCACAGCGCAACTGTCCTTTCAGGGAACCATCTTTGTCCCCCTCCTCGGAACCGTGAATCTGGAAGGACTCACCGTGGACGAAGCCGCCCAACTTCTAGAAACATCCCTCAATCAATTTGTCGTTGACCCCGAAGTCCAAGTTATTCTCGCCCAACCCCGGCAATCCCAAATCACGGTCACCGGTGAAGTTGAACGGCCGGGGTTTTTCCCCATTGCACCCAACTCTCCCTTAGTCCAAGCCCTACTCACCGCCGGTGGTGTCACCCTGGATGCGGACCTACGTGAAGTCACCGTCGAGCGACGTTTTTCCAACGGGGAGCAAGTCACCCAAACCTTTGACCTACATACCCCCCTCATCCTCGGACAAGCCATTCCCGATGTGCGTCTGCGGGATGGAGATGTGATTCGAGTGCCCACCCGGCCCCGGGAATTTGACTCCGACTACGATCGCAGCATCCTGCAACGGACCGCCCTCGTCTCCACCACTAGCCGACCCATCGCCGTCACCATCACCGGCGAAGTTGTCCGTCCCGGCTACTATGACTTCGCCTCCCGCCCTGCCCCAGAAGTGGACGGCGCCCTAGTCGCCGCCCAAGGAACCAAAACCACCGCCGACCTACGACGTATCCTGATTCGCCGTCGTCTTCCCGACGGAACCGCCATTGAACGGGAAGTAGACCTCTTTACCCCTCTCCTAGAAGGGCGACCCCTACCTCAATTGGGATTAGAAGATGGAGATGTCATCATCGTCCCCGAAATTCGCCCCGAAGACCGAGAAAACTACGATGTGGAACTGATGACTCGCACCAGCATCTCGCAACAGCGGATTGTGGTGCGCTTAGTTAGCCGCCCAGGAAACTCTGCCGGTCGCCAAGATCTCCCCGCCGGTAGCCGTTTAGCTGATGCGATCGGTGGCGTACCCCTTAATACCGCTCGCCTAGGTCGTGTGGCTCTCATTCGCTTTGACGAAGAATTGGGTGAGCCTGTAACAGAATATTACGATGTGCGGGAAGCTATCATGGGTAACATGGATGAAAACCCCCTACTCCAAGATCGAGATGTTATTGTGGTGGGGCGGAACCTCATTGCTCAGTTGGGGAACTTTTTAAACACCTTTACCCAGCCATTCCGGGACGTCTTAGGCTTTCTCTTATTCTTTGATCAACTCTCTAATAGCGCTGAAAACCTCTTTGGCCCAAGTGGGGGTGATAATAACCAAAACTAAGCCCCCATCTCGTCCCCACTCCAGCTGACCCCGTAAACTAGAGACAGGACTCAACCAGGTATATCAATTGTGGCACCCTCAATCGTTAAACGGTACGTCATTGCGTTTGGAAAATATAAGTTTGCCGGATTTGCCGTCTTTGCCCTTGCGGTCGGTGTTTCCGGACTCATGGGTTTAGAAGAGCCTCCGCCGCCGAGCTATAACGCCTCTGGGGTCATGAGCTTAAAGCAGGAGCCGGTGACCGTGTCACAAACCGGTCCTAACATTCAAGAACAGGGTAAGCAAGCCCTCAACCAAGAGTTTCTGATTGATGACCAAGTCGTTGAGAACATTGCTGCACAAGTTGGCGTTCCTCCTCGACAGATTCGCTCAGCCCGGCTACGAACCCCTGGCACTGAAGGACCGCAGCTGTTTGAGGTTTCCTATATGGATTCCACGCCGGAACGAGCTAAACAGGTGGTGCAGCTCTTGATGGAGTCATCCGTTGAAAAAAGCCGGATGCTCAATACCTCCCGGCTGGATGTGTTGATTGCGGCCCTAAATGAGCGGATTCCAGAAGTTGAGGCCGACTTACGAGAAGCCGAAGAGCGTTTAGTCCAATTTGATCGCATTGAGGGTGCTGCCCTGGTGCTGGGTCGCGACGGTATGTTAGTCGGTAATATCCGTAGCACTCAGAGTCGACAAGACGAACTGCAACGACAAATCGAAGAAGTCACCACCCAGATGCAGAGTCTAGAAGCTCGTTTGGGCTTAACGGTGGATGAAGCCTATACCTCATCAGCCCTGAGTCGCGATCCCATCGTTAATAACCTGCGGGGACAGATTCACCAAATTGAAAGTCAGCAGGCTCTTCTCGGTCAAACCTTACGCCCAGATCACCCGCAGGTGGTTGAGTTACGCCGTCAATTAGCGGGGTTAGAACGCCTGCTAGAAAACCGCGCCCGAGAGGTGATTGGCGGAGAGGGGATTGGTCAGCCCTTATATGACAGTCGCCGGGTTCGCACCCAAAGCAGCCTCGATCCCACCCGGCAAGAAATGGCGAATCAGTTGGTGGGGTTACAAACTCAGCGAGAGATGCTGCTACAAAACTTGGCACAAACGGAACGGCTAGAGAATGAGTTACTGGCCGAGTTTCAGAATCTACCCAATTTAGAGTTAGAACGGGAACGACTCAGTCAGGTCGTGGCCATTCATAAGTCCCTGTTTAACCAGTTACAGGCTCGGCTCATTGATGCAGAGTCAGCGCGTACAGAAACCGTCAGCAATCTCAGTATTGCCCAGGAACCCCAGGTGCAGGAGATTCGGGAAGATGCTGCTAATATCTTTTTGTTGGTTCTCATCGGCGGTGGAGCCGGTTTAGCGGCGGGAGCCATCCTCATCTTTGGCTTATCGGCACTCGAAGGACGCTTCTACACCATGGAGGAAGTGCGCGGGGCCCTAGAAGGCCGAGATTTGTCGGTGTTGGGGACGATTCCCTATATCGAGGACTTCGATTCAGCTGCGTTGGCTCAGGAAGAGCCGTTCCCTGTTCTCTTGTCGCCCCATTCCCCCTACTTGGACCATTACGAAAGCCTGCGTAGCACCTTGCAACGAGTTGAAGGAACCCCACCCCGGGTTGTTTTACTCACCAGTCCGGCTGCTGAAGAAGGGAAGTCATTGACCGCCTATAACCTAGCCATCGCTGCTGCTCGGGCGGGGAAACGAACCCTGTTGGTTGAAGCTGATCTGCGATCGCCCTCTCGGGCAGAGTCCCTCAAAATCAGCCTCGATCCTCAACGTTTCACGGAACCCCTGAAGCACTATGACAGCATGAATCGCAATGCGCATCTGGTTCCAGATGTGCCGAACCTATATGTGATTCCCAGTCCGGGTCCTCAACGACAGGTCTCCGCCGTTATCGAATCCAGTGAACTACGCCAGTTGCTGATGCAAGCCCGGGCCCGCTTTGATTTCGTTGTTGTGGATTCACCGGCCCTGAGTCGATGTAACGATACCCTAGCCCTTGAACCCTTTACCGATGGTCTGCTCATTGTGGCTCGACCTGGGATAACTCGGGGTGGCCTCCTCAACGAATATGCAGAAATGCTAGAAGAGGCTGAGGAGCGAGTGCGTGTCCTCGGGTCCGTGGTCAATGGAGCGGAAATTGTGGTCGAGATTCCCTATGAAGAGGAGGAGGAAGAGCCAGTAACCCGGTCGAGCTACGAGTCTGCCCTCTATGATGACTATCTCGGACATCCTGAAGCCGAACACCCAGAAGTACCCACCTCGACGCGAAACCCGTCTTAAGGAAATTGGAGTCTTAGCGGTTGGAGGGAAGCGTTCCCCAGCCGGGGACCTTCTCCGCCGCACTGAGGGTAAAGGCCGCCAGTTCTTCGAGTTGTGGGCGAGCCAGCCAACTCTCGGGAACTTCCCGACACCAGTCACTGAAATCGGAGCCGTCATAGGTCATGGGTTGTCGTAGATAGGTGACAAAGCCATCGATGTTATCTCGTGCTGGCGTGGCCCCGGCTAAATCCTCCAGGGTTAGGGAAATTTGGGGGAAGGGCAAGGTCAAACCGTTGGCATGACAGTAGGCGCAGTTTTCCATGAAGATGTCCCGGCCTCGGGTGAGAGCTTCACCGGAATAACTGGCTTGATTGCCCTGAGGGTCCAGTTTAACCCGGGCCGGACCGTCGGGGGTCAGATATCGCGCTACATCAGCATTGACTCCATTCGCTAGGGCTGGAGCGCTTCCCCAGAGGAGAACTCCCAGGAGGGCGATCGCGGCCAGGGTATGTTTAAACCAAGCGTCCAGGAAGGCGTTCCGTTGAAAAGCCATAGTTATCCTTGTGTTAAAAAACAGCAAGATTGCCAAAAACCGGCGATCGCAATAGAGGAACGCCCGGTTTTCTCAACCTTAAAAATTGCTCTGGCAGTATCCCAATGACCGGAGAGGACAACAGCGACGAAGACCTCGGCCAAACCGGGGATTCATCGCTATTGTCACCTCACCGTTCATCGGTAGAATGGGAAGATTTAGTTATAAACCTTACCGCCACCCCATTGAGTCCCCCGGAGTTTGGGCTGAATCAGAATATGCCCCGCGATATTAAACAAATCGTCGTCTGTTAAATTTCTCATTTCAGGGAAAATGTCTGAACTCGACGTAGCCGGGTGCAGTTCGGAAATATCAAACTCACCATCAAAGGTAGTGGGGTTTTTCATATAATCCACCAGGGCCTCAACATTATCCCGACGAGGGGTTGCTAAGGCCAAACTCTCGGAACTTAGATTGACGTTGGGGTTGGTCTTGGTCAGTCCAACGGGATGGCACTGGGCGCAAATATCACCAAAGAGCCGTTTGCCACGGGTGGCCTGTTCCAGAGATAAGGTGACGGTTTCCCCCTGTTCGTTCAAGGTGACGGTGCGGGTTTCAGCATCGAGTTCCAACGCCATGGCGCTGTTCGTGCCGAAGCTACATACTAAGACGACCACCGCGATCGCAAGCCAAAAGAATCTTTTTAGCATTGTTTTCCTCTAAACTTTATTGATGTTCAGCCAAGCTTGAATGTGGGACAAGCTTTTAATCTCTTGTCAGTACACATATCATGCCAGAGTCTGGGGACGTTAGAGCGGTTGTTTTAAGGATTTGTTATCTTTACGGACCTAGGATGGCTCATTTGACCCAGAAATTTCTAGGGCCACGGCATCACTCTCCTGGCCCTGAGGAACCTGATGATGAGTCCGTTTCAGGGAGGGATGATGCAAACGAATTAACTGCCCCAACAGTCCCTTGAGTTGAGGACGAGGCACAATGGCATCGACAAACCCGTGGCTGAGCAGATCTTCAGCCGACTGAAAATCCTCCGGCAGTTTCTGGCGTAAAGTTTGTTCAATCACCCGCCGTCCCGCAAAACCAATGGTAGCTTTCGGCTCCGCCAGGATAATATCACCTAACATGGCAAAACTGGCCGTAACGCCGCCAGTGGTGGGATGAGTCAGAATGGGGATATAGAGCAATTGCGCTTGTCGGTGGCGCTGCAAGGCTCCGGAAATTTTCGCCATCTGCATCAGGCTCAACATCCCCTCCTGCATCCTCGCCCCTCCAGAGGCGCAGACAATAATCACAGGACGTTCAGCGGCGGTTCCCTGCTCAATCAGCCGGGTTAAGGTTTCCCCCACCACGGACCCCATGCTGCCTCCCATAAAGCGGAAGTCCATCACCCCTAGGGCAATGGGTAACCCATCCAGGTCACCGAAACCCGTTTGCACGGCATCGTTGAGTTGAGTTTTTTGTTGATAATCACTGAGGCGATCGCGGTAGGCCTTGCGATCGCAAAATCCTAAGGGGTCCGTGGGACGCAACTGGCGATTCAGAGCCTGCCAGGTGCCAGCATCAATCAGTTGTTGAATACGCTCATCACTAAAAATGCGACCATGATGACCGCATTCAGGACACACCATGTGGTTGGCCGCCAAGTCTTTCGTGTAGGTTAAAACACCACAGGACTCGCACTTGGTCCAAAGCCCCTCGGCGATTTCTCGTTCCTGCTGCTTCTGACCGATAGAATTTAACTTGCGTCGGTCAGCAAACCAATCAAATAGAGACATGAAGTTCTGGGATTTTTAAAAGCAATCTCGCGGCTGAGGTTTGACGGACAGACAGAGCCGTCGACAGGTCAACCCTCTCAAACAGATACCTGGTCAGGGGATTGGACTAGGTTGACGGTCGCTCTGTTGCCAGGACTAAAATGGATTAGGGATCTCTGTCATGGATCGCATCCTATCAAATTCCGGGACTCAAACGCGATTTCTTGTGGCAGATCAAGATCTGGAATTGACCCATTTAGCCAATTCTCTCCCCAGGATACTCTGATATGCAGGCCATTTAACCCTCAATCTCTGGAGGATATTTTCCATGAAGCCCATTTTACCTCTGCTCCTGCTAACCCTGGTCAGTGCCTCCGTGGCCAATCCAACCCCAGCTCAGGCCCAAGACCGTTTCGCGGAACGCAATGCCCGTTTAGAAGAGTTTTCCCTGTCCACCTTCGACGTTAACCGAGCTAAAAATCAAGCCCGTCAACTGGCTGAACGTCTCAATGGGGGCTTACAACGCTATCGCGCTGAGGCTTCCATGCACGGACCCTCTGCTGACGCCCCCTACCGCTTGACGGACAACGGAGAAATTGAGTTTCGCTTTTTCGGACGGGCCCCCCAGGACAGTCACTACAGCATTGAGACGGTGGTTCTTGTTAATCCCAACACGTGGGAGGTAGAGGCGACCTATAATGGTGAGATTCGCCCCGAGCCGGCAAGGGAGGATTAAAGAACCCCGGCGGGGAAAAAGATTTCTAGGTAGAGATTCAGCCAACGGGTTCCCCAAATGGCGGCCATTGCCCCCCCCAGGGCGAGAAAAGGACCAAAGGGCATAGGTTGCGATCGCCCCAAAATTCCCAGGGCGATCGCCCCTCCACCCATCACGGCTCCCAACAGGGCCCCAACGAACCCAGAAATCACCATCAATCCCGGGCCCAACCAGGCCCCAATGGCCGCCAGTAATTTCCCATCACCGGCCCCCATGGCTTCTTTTCCCCAAGCCAAAGACCCTAAAAAGCGAACGGCGTCGATTAACCAAATCCCCAACACCGCCCCAAAAATCCCTCGCATCAGCCCCTCAATAGCCGAATCCCCCTGCCAGCCTTGTAGGGTCTGATAGACTAGCCCTGAGAGAACCCCTAAACGAGTTAGAGGGTTCGGGAGCGTCATGGTATCCCAATCAATCAGGGCCAACACCAACAGTCCTGTTAAAAATAGCCAATAGCCCACGGTCGTCAACGAGACCTCATAGCGCCAAAATACCCCCAAAAACAACAGTCCCGTCACCGCCTCAACGATGGGATAGCGGGGGGAAATGGGACTATGGCAATGGGCGCAGCGTCCTCGCAAACGCAACCACCCCAACACCGGGATATTTTCCCCTTTCCCTAAGCCATGTCCACAATGGGGACAACGAGAGGGAGGATGGAGTAAGGACTGGCCTGCGGGTAGACGATAAATGACCACATTGGCAAAGCTGCCAATTGAAGCGCCCAAGGCAAATACAATAAGAAGCATGGGCAACGCCCACAGGTGATCGATCATAGTTACGATGGCCCCTGTTGTCTAGCAACTCTTATCTGTCAGTCTAACTGGAATTTGCTTTATGTATTTAGTGACTGGTGCAACCGGAAGTGTCGGCAAACGCATTGTACGCCGGCTGCGCGATCGCGATTTGCCGGTGCGGGCCTTCGTGCGCCTCGCCTCCAATTACGCGGAACTCGAACAACGGGGCGCAGAAATTTTTATCGGTGACTTAGCCCAAGAGCGAGATATCCGCAAAGCCTGCCGGGATGTTCGCTACATTATCAGCGCCCACGGCTCGGATAGTGGTCAAGCCCAAGCCATTGACTACCGAGCCAACATTGATTTAATGGATTTTGGCCAGGAAAACCGGGTTGACCATTTTGTCTACATCTCCGTGTTAGGGACCGATCGCGGCTACCAAGATTCTCCCGTTTTTAAGGCGAAGCGAGAGGTAGAAAATGCCTTACAAAAAACTGATTTGAATTATACGATTCTGCGTCCCTCTGGCTTTGCCTCAAATCTCTTACCCCTAGCTGAACGCTTCCGGGATACGGGTATCTACTTTGCCATTGGTGATCTCAAAAATCGCTCCTCAATTCTCAGTCCCGATGATTTAGCCGAACTTGCCATTCAAGCCCCGGACTATGAGGCGGCCCAGAATCAGATTTTTGCAGTAGGGGGCCCAGAAATCCTCAATCGTGAGGATATTCCCAGAATTTTCAGTCAGGTGTTTGAGAAAGAACCCTTTGTGATTAATCTCCCCTTAAGCGTTCTCGATGGCGTTCGTTCAGCCTTGGGCTTCCTCAATCCTGACTTGCAGCGATCGCTGGGAACCTTACGGATTCTCTTAGCGAATGAATTTTTCTGTACGTCTGAGGAAATTCACCGACTTGAATCGGTGTTTGATATCCAAATGGAATCCTTAGAAAGCTTCTTAAAACGCTACTTACTCAATCGTTAACTTGGAGCAAATTGGTCGGGAACGTGACCCTTATCCCCTCCCCAGAGGGGATTTTTTACCTCTCCCGTTTACTGCCAAACCAATGACCCATACTCATGGCGACAGGTTTCTAAAACATGGCGAGCTACGGCATCCGGGTGACTCAAGGGATAAAACCCGTCAAACTCAGGCATGGTCGCTAAACCTTCGGGACTGGCGATCGCTGTATCTGAGCGTTCCACTGCATAGGAATAACGGATATGTTCATAGGTGGGAATCACGGTGATCTGTAACGCTTGATTGGTGATTTGCCCATAAAAACAATCAAAAGAAGACTGATACATAAAGAATCCGCCGACGACTTGATTTTGGCGAGATTCTAAAACCATATAAGCTGAACCCAGAACTTCAGGCTGACCGGATTCTCCATAGAAGTAAATATCCCCAGCCGAGGTGGTTTGAGTCGTTGAATCTTCCTGAGCGATCGCCCCAGGGACCGAAACAACCGAGGAGGGCAAATCAGCAGCGAGGGCCAACAGCAAACCAGGGAGAGAGAGGAGAAGCCAATAGCAATATTTCTTAACATCTTGAGCTGACCCAAATCGCTGAAACACCCCTCACACCTCTTGTAACTCGTTATCTCAATCATAAAAGATGACCGGGGTGAAGGGATATAGAACACCATGATAATCCCTGAAATCGTTACAAGACTTTAGAAAAACTGTTTTCAAGACCATGAACCTGTTGAAGGGCATTACCGATTTCCTAAGCCGCTGGATGTTCCCCCAGCCAAATCCTCAGCGGGTGAGTCAGATTGCGATGGTGTTGCTCACCTTAGCCCTAGGTGCTAATGGCTTAGAGGCATTACGTCCACAGACCTATGCTCCCAAACTGTTGCCCTTAGAGGTGGCCCCCGTCGAACAGACCGTCAGCCAACATACCGACATCTCCCTGGCCCGCATTGAACGCCTGAAACACAATACCAAACAGCAAATCGAACGCGATCGCCTTCCCCCTGATATTGAACATCACGTTCCCGCCGCCTATCAGGGGCAAATTGTGCGATCGCTGCCCCTGGCCCCCGGTGATCGGGCCATTGCCCTAACCTTCGACGATGGCCCCGGACCCTACACCGCCCCAATTCTCGATATCTTGCGCGAGCAGAATATCCGGGCTAGCTTTTTCGTTCTAGGACGAGTTCTGTCCACCTATCCCGAACTCTTACAACGCATTGTGGCCGACGGTCATATCCTAGGCAATCATACCTGGTCCCATCCCTACCTCGTCAAAAGTCACGCCTTGGCCAATCAAGAAATCGAGCAAACAGCAGAGTTGATTTATCAATACACCCGCGTTCGCACCCAACTGTTCCGCCCTCCCGGCGGCTTTCTCAACAATGCCCTCACCCCCTACGCCGCCGCCCAAAACTACGCCATCACCCTGTGGTCTGTGGACAGTTCCGACTACGTTCTCCCCCGTGAAGGCATTATCGAGCGCGTGGTCAATGGCATTCATCCAGGGGCGATCGTTCTCCTCCATGATGGGGGCGGTCCTCGTCATCACACCGTAGCCGCCTTACCCGTCATTATCAAGCAATTGCGAGAACAAGGCTATGAATTTGTCACCGTCACGGAGTTAATGGAACGCTCCCAGGCCGCCGCCACCCGAGCCTCAGAGTCGGCCCATCACATCCCAGTTTCACAACCC harbors:
- a CDS encoding GumC family protein produces the protein MAPSIVKRYVIAFGKYKFAGFAVFALAVGVSGLMGLEEPPPPSYNASGVMSLKQEPVTVSQTGPNIQEQGKQALNQEFLIDDQVVENIAAQVGVPPRQIRSARLRTPGTEGPQLFEVSYMDSTPERAKQVVQLLMESSVEKSRMLNTSRLDVLIAALNERIPEVEADLREAEERLVQFDRIEGAALVLGRDGMLVGNIRSTQSRQDELQRQIEEVTTQMQSLEARLGLTVDEAYTSSALSRDPIVNNLRGQIHQIESQQALLGQTLRPDHPQVVELRRQLAGLERLLENRAREVIGGEGIGQPLYDSRRVRTQSSLDPTRQEMANQLVGLQTQREMLLQNLAQTERLENELLAEFQNLPNLELERERLSQVVAIHKSLFNQLQARLIDAESARTETVSNLSIAQEPQVQEIREDAANIFLLVLIGGGAGLAAGAILIFGLSALEGRFYTMEEVRGALEGRDLSVLGTIPYIEDFDSAALAQEEPFPVLLSPHSPYLDHYESLRSTLQRVEGTPPRVVLLTSPAAEEGKSLTAYNLAIAAARAGKRTLLVEADLRSPSRAESLKISLDPQRFTEPLKHYDSMNRNAHLVPDVPNLYVIPSPGPQRQVSAVIESSELRQLLMQARARFDFVVVDSPALSRCNDTLALEPFTDGLLIVARPGITRGGLLNEYAEMLEEAEERVRVLGSVVNGAEIVVEIPYEEEEEEPVTRSSYESALYDDYLGHPEAEHPEVPTSTRNPS
- the psbV2 gene encoding photosystem II cytochrome PsbV2, with the translated sequence MAFQRNAFLDAWFKHTLAAIALLGVLLWGSAPALANGVNADVARYLTPDGPARVKLDPQGNQASYSGEALTRGRDIFMENCAYCHANGLTLPFPQISLTLEDLAGATPARDNIDGFVTYLRQPMTYDGSDFSDWCREVPESWLARPQLEELAAFTLSAAEKVPGWGTLPSNR
- the psbV gene encoding photosystem II cytochrome c-550 — encoded protein: MLKRFFWLAIAVVVLVCSFGTNSAMALELDAETRTVTLNEQGETVTLSLEQATRGKRLFGDICAQCHPVGLTKTNPNVNLSSESLALATPRRDNVEALVDYMKNPTTFDGEFDISELHPATSSSDIFPEMRNLTDDDLFNIAGHILIQPKLRGTQWGGGKVYN
- the accD gene encoding acetyl-CoA carboxylase, carboxyltransferase subunit beta; the protein is MSLFDWFADRRKLNSIGQKQQEREIAEGLWTKCESCGVLTYTKDLAANHMVCPECGHHGRIFSDERIQQLIDAGTWQALNRQLRPTDPLGFCDRKAYRDRLSDYQQKTQLNDAVQTGFGDLDGLPIALGVMDFRFMGGSMGSVVGETLTRLIEQGTAAERPVIIVCASGGARMQEGMLSLMQMAKISGALQRHRQAQLLYIPILTHPTTGGVTASFAMLGDIILAEPKATIGFAGRRVIEQTLRQKLPEDFQSAEDLLSHGFVDAIVPRPQLKGLLGQLIRLHHPSLKRTHHQVPQGQESDAVALEISGSNEPS
- a CDS encoding prepilin peptidase, encoding MLLIVFALGASIGSFANVVIYRLPAGQSLLHPPSRCPHCGHGLGKGENIPVLGWLRLRGRCAHCHSPISPRYPIVEAVTGLLFLGVFWRYEVSLTTVGYWLFLTGLLVLALIDWDTMTLPNPLTRLGVLSGLVYQTLQGWQGDSAIEGLMRGIFGAVLGIWLIDAVRFLGSLAWGKEAMGAGDGKLLAAIGAWLGPGLMVISGFVGALLGAVMGGGAIALGILGRSQPMPFGPFLALGGAMAAIWGTRWLNLYLEIFFPAGVL
- a CDS encoding SDR family oxidoreductase — translated: MYLVTGATGSVGKRIVRRLRDRDLPVRAFVRLASNYAELEQRGAEIFIGDLAQERDIRKACRDVRYIISAHGSDSGQAQAIDYRANIDLMDFGQENRVDHFVYISVLGTDRGYQDSPVFKAKREVENALQKTDLNYTILRPSGFASNLLPLAERFRDTGIYFAIGDLKNRSSILSPDDLAELAIQAPDYEAAQNQIFAVGGPEILNREDIPRIFSQVFEKEPFVINLPLSVLDGVRSALGFLNPDLQRSLGTLRILLANEFFCTSEEIHRLESVFDIQMESLESFLKRYLLNR